Genomic DNA from Lactuca sativa cultivar Salinas chromosome 8, Lsat_Salinas_v11, whole genome shotgun sequence:
TTTATTACTAGTTAGTagttcaaacaaaaaaaaacattttactttAAAGTTGATTTTTACAAATGGATTGCATAGATAAAAACTCACTCAACCTCCTTATTACTACTATACATAATTTATGAGTTTGATTATTTAGGTTATTTGTTTGTTGGCCTCAATGACTTTTGAAACATTGCCCGCATATGAACTTCGTCAAGCATGGGTTTTGCATGCTTCACCAGGATATAACCACATAAATGCTTCAAAATGGATTCTCGCTCTTGGTTGTGTTGCTTTTTAGGTGTGGAGTTAGCAAAAAAAAGGAAATAGATATTGGGATCCGATTTCCAAACGTCTTAGAAACTTCTAACATGTTATATTATTGGAACACACACACACGATGTTCTTATCAATCTCCAAATTTCTGAAGAAATAACATCTCTCTGCTCTTTTTCTTACTGTTAATTTTCTTACCGATGTATATATTCTTTGAACTCACATGAATCCCTACCCACCATGAATTCTCCCACTGAATCACTCATGCACCCCAAGGCACCTACCACCATCTCCTTAGACTATGATCATCGGCTTTTTAGTCATCTCTTAAAAACAAGGATCCAAGCATTGCTTTGCCACTGCAACCAAATTGGAGCCTCATTTTTGGTTGTGTTGTTTTCTTGGGTATGGAGTTGCACAAAAAGGATATCGATGTTAAATCGGATATCCAAGCATCTTAGAAACTCCTGACCTGTTACATTCTAGGAATAGATGATGTTCTTATCGATCCCCAAAAATTTCACGTAACATCTCCATGGATTACTCCTTTCTTTATTAAGGCATATATGTCTCAGGAGTCGCATCAATCTAATACATCATCCACCATGAATTCTCTCTTTGAGTCAGCACACTCACATAACATGGCACCAACCACCTCCTTGAACATTGATCAAACATCGAACCATTTTCAATACTGACTTCCGAGACATCTCTTGAATTTGAGGATCTTAGCACTACTCTTCATGAACCCATCGTTGGTGATTTTGACGTTATCAACATATTTTAGcataattaatattaattttgaGATAGGTTGAGTTCTATTTATTCACTAAGGTTGGAGGTAAAGAGTGCAAACTCGGAATGATAAATGTGAGCTCGGGAATAACCATATTTCTAACCACCTTTTTGACGCCAAAATATATTTAACCACCCTTTAACTACTTTTCTTCCCTTGATAAGAACATAGTGAATGTTCCATAAAATGGTTGGATTTTCTCATACTCGAAATTGACCATCCGATTCTCTCTATCTCTCAAAACCTAAAATAGCAAGGTACTTTCTGTGTTTCGAATTTGGAAGTGGCATGACTTGTAAATTGTCATTCTTGGATTATCCCAAATCAAATATCATGACACCCCCACACAAAAGGGTCAAAATTAAAGATTTTGGAAAATGATTGCAATCACGAATCATGAAATATTAGACCCAAAATCTAACACCCACTTTGGCAACAAGCTACAAAGGACAAGATTTAGGAAACAACCAAACATAGGACATTGTTCCACTTCCACCATAATAGTCTATCATTTGTTTTAAGCGGGTCTACAAAAATTAGGTTGCAATTTAGATGGTATAGTTGATTGATATAATGCATGCCTTGTTGCAAACAACTTCAATCAAGAGTATAGGATCGACTACAATGAGACATGATCTTTTTACATTTTGTTTGCAAGGTGGTTGCTATTGCAGTTATCCGTCGTTAGACTCTATACCATATGAATGTCAAAGATACCTTCCCCAATGGAGATCTAGCTAAGGGTGTTACACGCGCCCTCCAAATGGAGTCTACATGGTCACAAATAAGCACCACATGCCTGTTTTAAGAAGTTCAACACCACCAACAGATCATTGTGTTCTCATCTTGTCACCATGATTATGGGTTGTCTACTCATACCATTGAGGCATGTACCATCCTTCTATATGTGATTGGAAAGACTGTTCATTTTGACCCGATCTCTACCACATATCGATTGGTTGATATAACAAAAGTAGTGACAAATAAGTTCTGGAATTACATTATATTACAAGCCTTAAGAATAAATGGCCATCTTTGATAAAGCTTAAGCATTTATCATGTCATATATATTTTACACACACAAAGGACCAAgagcagaaaaaaaaaaaaaaaaactttgctaTACAACTGAAGCATAAGTTAAGAGCAACTTCTAACCTTTGTTACTTTAGTGTGTAGAAGTAGAACCTCTGTTTGATTCCAGGGGGGGTCTCATTATTGCCCCTCTTCAAGAGCATGTTCTTGCAGCAGAGGGCTGGTTTGGGCAGATGATGATGCTTCATTGTAATGAACACCACCATCTTCTTTTGCTTTTCCCCATAGAACAGCATAGAACCCTAATGATATAATTATGCCCCCAACAACACTGCACCAAAATTTGAGTTCAATTTCGACACTGAGGAATGATATTTcaataaaaagaagaagaagaagaagaagaagttggaatGACCTTCCGAGATGGAGTGAATCACCAAGGAATATGACACCCATAGCAACTGCAATCACAATCGACAATGGCTTGAACATGGCTACATACACAGGTCCTTTCAATCTCAAAGCCCATACTTGAATCAAACCACTTAAAAATCCAGTAGAGATCCCCTATAAACAACAAAACCAAGACTTTCACAAGGACACAATGTTTAAtgtaacaacaaaaaaaaaaaaaaaaaaacttcatttcTTACCATGTATATTATAGAAGCCAGCATCTTGTCAGGTTTTAGTTTCCAAGCATCCAAATCTCTCACCATAATCAACCCTGCAAATGCTGCTACAATCATCCCACTTAACCCAAAGATGAAAACAACCATTAGTTCCACTGGATACTGGATCATGATTTGTGCCTACGTACAGGGTTGCTGAAAACAATCAAGTTTGCTATAAATAACAAGTATTATGCTAACATTAGAAATTACAATTTTGGTACCTGagaaaccaaaacaaatgaaagtAGAAAATTCTGACTTGCAAGTAAAATTCCACCAATAATCCAATATAAGCTTTTTGATGAATCAGATAATATGGTAACTGATGGGCCATTATACAGTGTTGCTACGATTGCACCAGATATTGACAATACAGTTCCCACAATTTTTGCTTGGCTGCTATAGCTTTGCAAATTCAGTTGTTCCACCCTGAtagaccaaaaaaaaaaaaaaaaaaattgattgacTTGATGacaaaattctttcatgttttctgGTCATAATGTGCAGAATTAATGATTTTGGAAGAGTGCCTGAAGAAGAATGCAAGAATGAAGGTGAAAGCAGGTGCCAGGTTGCTCATAACTGAAGAAAGTGTTGGAGAACTGTACTTGATACCAACATATCCAAATATCTGAGACATGTATCTGCAATTTACAGCATTTCAATCATTATATTGATGATTGAATCGATAGTAGAGAAAAACAAACAAGACATGCTAATATGAGTAACCTACAGAAGAAACCTGTAATCACAGGGATGTATGAAAGGGAAATAAAGAGATATAAGATAGCAGAAGTACATTTTGACATGAAGTACAGCAGAAATTTAGATCCAATTTACCTGTACAGCTGAGGTTCCTGAGTTTAAGAATCATAGCTAACATAAGTGTGAATTTCTGTGTTTCTTTTTAGTTGTCTTATATCCTACTTGAATTGGAAATTGTAcattgtttaattgcaaaatttGAATTCTTTTACCAAATCCGCGCATTGCAATTCCTGGAAATTCAGGTCAATGCTTATAAAAGATTAGGGTTCCACCAATCCTTGATACTAGTAGACTAAAATATTCCTCCTCCCAAGTCTCAATTAAAATGAAAGGGTCAAAATAGCAAATTCAACAAATTCTACAGATGGTAAGACTCAGATCAAGGTGGTTTACCCAATCAAGCTAAGAAGGAAAAGCTTGGCAACAATGGCGAACTTCAGCGGCGGGATGCTTGATTTTCTGCACAAATTGAAATAAGAAATTCAATTCGAACTAGAGGTTCCTGCATAATAGGGAATTAACGAACTATAATAATCAAAATTGCCTGCGGACGATGAATGGACAAGGCAAGAGGAAAAGGAAGCCGACAAGGAAGACATAAGTGGTGAAAACGTATGAATTTATCTCTTGAGAAGTTGCCGATTTAAATAATGTGTTTCCGCCTACAATAATGCATTCGATCAGCATCATTGCTGAAAATGGCAACACATCATTGTAACAAGTTCTACTCATCTCTGATCTCTGTGTTTCCCCCTCGATCTCTGCGACTGGAAAGGGGAGATTTGGAAGGATTATCTAAATGTTAAGAGAAAAACTTCACCAAACTCCTTCTATGACCTATCCGATGATCCAGAGTTGACTGAAGTGTTACCGGTGAAACTGAATTATCCGGGAAGATGCGGGTTATAACGGCTAGACCATATGAACTCGTTAGTAATTCATCGACTCATGGGGCtgctaaatattttttaatttaaatttaaatagagAAGCCTGAAATAAAAACCAAACATATTATTTCTTATCTTTAGAAAATAATTAAACTATCTTTAGGAGATaattatattacttttatatcTGTTAAACcagttatatatttttatttggttAAAATTAGTGTTTCATTATCGGATAAACATAAGAGATATGTTTTTCAGGATTAGCTTGAATCTAGTAGTTATAGACTTGAAGTTGTAGCTTTTATATAGAAATGTTTGAAAAAAAGTAGATGTGGCTTATGAAGCTGTTTCTAAAAGGTCTGAAAATAAAAGCTATTTGAAATAGCTTTTGAATTCACtactttttgtttaaaataaaatctaaaaactCATTGTGAAAAGAAACTTTTTCTTTTAGAGTTTTtcttaaaaaactaaaaattaaaagCTCTATGCATTTACTTAAATTAAAAATCTTATGTCGAATAACAATTATATCTATGTTGGTAGTGGTTTTTTGGAATATCAATTAATGTTTCTAGAATTTAATAATATCATGTAATATTTTTTTAGTTCTATATAGGCTATGCAGTCAATATCTATGTTCAAGCAGTTACTAAACATACacctacttttttttttattttttatttatttatttatttatttttatctatgttaatttgaggccaaaaaagaaataaaatctaTTTATATAATATTTCTTCCTAACAAATATCACTTATTTATAGGGCTGTTCAGTGTTTGGATAAacccgaattgtccaattggacaatttggttcggatattcgaatTTTTGGATTGGATTTCATCTAAactgaattattattttggatttcggattggttctggtttataaaataagaaccgaatagtccaaaaaaccgaataaacgtttattatttatttatttataatatatatctatagttatctattaattttgtaatttattttttcaaataggttcaaaatgTTTCACCCGTtaaaaaaacatcaatatgtattacctctcaaaagttttttatctataaaatatttaattgtcATATATCTttttagtagttgtttataaatttaaaatcacagctaaataatttgttttcacTTATTGTGTAAAATTGGGTAACATTATAAGTATATGTTGTTTTAAaatatttcggtttttgaaagccgaattataaaaaccgatctaaccgaattgtaattggatcggatcggatcggatttgaatttagtttgaactattcggatccatgttttgaaaaccaaaatcaatttggattcatttgattggatcggatcaaaccgatccatccaaacgaacatccCTACTTATTTATATAATATCTTATCCAAATAGCAGTAAAAAATAAACCATGAGTTATTTTATTAGTTTCAAATGGTACGACTTGGATGTATAACAAAGACTTTATTTGGTGTTTACTAGATTGGATTTTggggtttttttttaaataaaaaagtttaagtaactaaattttttataACATGGAAGAATTTGTTAAGATTCAAAAGAAAAAGATATTCAAGTCAGCAAAAGGGCATTTTAGTTTGCATGATAGTTTGAAAAGATTTATATTTGCAAAATTgaatttaacaaaataaaatatatatgaattataattaataatacctttaattaacaaaaaataataatagtaataatttcaTTCTATTGCTTGGTTTACATATTGGATATTTGGAGTCCGAGTTCCAATTTGATCAAAACTTTCAATTCCGGTACTATTTAGTATTTACAGTTTTACACCTTTTATGTGTAAAATTATAAAAGTTTTCCGAATAGATTCAGAGATTATAGCCCGTATTAATATAGCCCATTTAAGCAGGCCCGCATCCTTCCGAATTACTAAATAGACAGGCGTCGATGTACGATGTTAAAACCCTggaaactagggtttatagtttagGGATTTGATGTTTCAGCTATAACAACATCAATGGAGGGATTGAAGGTATCTGATGCCGAATTGGTGCTGTATTTACATCCCTCAAAGTCCAAAAATGTGTCTCAAGCCATCTTCCGTGAACTAAGTTCAATGCTTTTCAAGTAATTCTTCTTCCTTTTGATGCATCTTATCGAACTCGAGTACTTTGTTTTTCATGTCCTTGTACACAATTGGGGGGAACTAATATCGATTTATATCTATACTTAAAGAAGATTAAACCGATGCCTGTACATGCATATAAATTGAACTTTTAGGCAGCTCTGTTTGTCACAGAAAGccatgttttaaatgatgatcTGAATGGATCAATGATTTTAGATGTTGTTATTATATAACACAAGTCCGTTTAAGGAAGATAGGCTCATATCATCAGTGTTAT
This window encodes:
- the LOC111898879 gene encoding WAT1-related protein At5g40240; translated protein: MSRTCYNDVLPFSAMMLIECIIVGGNTLFKSATSQEINSYVFTTYVFLVGFLFLLPCPFIVRRKSSIPPLKFAIVAKLFLLSLIGYMSQIFGYVGIKYSSPTLSSVMSNLAPAFTFILAFFFRVEQLNLQSYSSQAKIVGTVLSISGAIVATLYNGPSVTILSDSSKSLYWIIGGILLASQNFLLSFVLVSQAQIMIQYPVELMVVFIFGLSGMIVAAFAGLIMVRDLDAWKLKPDKMLASIIYMGISTGFLSGLIQVWALRLKGPVYVAMFKPLSIVIAVAMGVIFLGDSLHLGSVVGGIIISLGFYAVLWGKAKEDGGVHYNEASSSAQTSPLLQEHALEEGQ